Proteins co-encoded in one Kutzneria chonburiensis genomic window:
- a CDS encoding bacterial proteasome activator family protein — translation MTAPNDSESNGTGPQHIVVVGPDGAQLGSARVPSAEEAEAGQDVSNLVEQPAKVMRIGTMIKQLLEEVRAAPLDDASRNRLREIHKASITELEDGLAPELRDELERLSLPFTDDSTPSDAELRIAQAQLVGWLEGLFHGIQTALFAQQMAARVQLEQMRGRALPPGISGADPDTQHIRGSGQYL, via the coding sequence ATGACAGCGCCCAACGACAGCGAGTCCAACGGCACGGGACCGCAGCACATCGTGGTGGTGGGCCCGGACGGAGCCCAGCTCGGCTCCGCGCGGGTGCCGTCTGCCGAGGAGGCCGAGGCCGGCCAGGACGTGAGCAACCTGGTCGAGCAGCCGGCCAAGGTGATGCGGATCGGCACGATGATCAAGCAACTGCTCGAGGAGGTACGGGCCGCACCGCTGGACGACGCCTCCCGCAACCGCTTGCGGGAGATCCACAAGGCGTCCATCACTGAGCTGGAGGACGGCCTGGCGCCGGAGCTGCGGGACGAGTTGGAGCGGCTGTCGCTGCCGTTCACCGACGACTCCACCCCGTCCGACGCCGAGCTGCGTATCGCCCAGGCCCAGCTGGTCGGCTGGCTGGAGGGCCTGTTCCACGGCATCCAGACCGCCCTGTTCGCGCAGCAGATGGCGGCGCGGGTGCAGCTGGAGCAGATGCGCGGCCGGGCGCTGCCGCCAGGCATCAGTGGTGCGGATCCGGACACGCAGCACATCCGGGGCAGCGGCCAATACCTGTAG
- a CDS encoding cysteine desulfurase-like protein, with amino-acid sequence MAFDVARVRGLFPALGDGWVHLDSPAGMQVPEQVATAVSTALRAPVSGPGGIFPASQRAEAIVDAARRAVADLVGADPAGVVLGTSSAVLLQRLADALGDGWLLGDQVVVSRLDHPANVSPWQRAAQRSGGTVRWAEIDIETCELPAWQYDELVSARTKVVAITAASGAVGTRPDLPKIAETAHNAGALVVVDASSAAPFMPLDIVAMGADIVAVSANAWGGPPVGALVFRDASLLDRLPSVALEAGARGPERLELGPHPYPLLAGLVASVDYLASLDDAAVGPRRERLLASLGSMKSYQAGLLSHLINELRWSRNAMVIGDAMRRVPSLAFTVTDVKAVEAVEHLAERGVCAFADPGQSDVFSVLGVGEIGGAVRIGLAHYTNQMEVDQLIRALADIG; translated from the coding sequence ATGGCGTTCGACGTCGCTCGGGTCCGTGGGCTGTTCCCCGCTCTCGGCGACGGCTGGGTGCACCTCGACTCGCCGGCGGGCATGCAGGTGCCCGAGCAGGTCGCGACCGCCGTTTCCACCGCGCTGCGGGCCCCGGTCTCCGGACCGGGAGGCATCTTCCCGGCCTCGCAGCGGGCGGAGGCGATCGTGGACGCGGCCCGGCGAGCCGTCGCTGACCTGGTCGGCGCCGACCCCGCCGGGGTCGTGCTGGGCACCAGCTCGGCCGTGCTGCTGCAACGGCTGGCCGATGCGCTCGGTGACGGCTGGCTGCTCGGCGACCAGGTCGTGGTGTCCCGGTTGGACCATCCGGCCAATGTCTCGCCGTGGCAGCGGGCCGCGCAGCGTTCCGGTGGGACGGTGCGCTGGGCCGAGATCGACATCGAGACCTGCGAGCTGCCGGCCTGGCAGTACGACGAGCTGGTCTCGGCCCGTACCAAGGTGGTGGCCATCACCGCCGCCTCCGGCGCGGTCGGCACCCGGCCCGATCTCCCCAAGATTGCCGAGACCGCGCACAACGCCGGCGCGCTCGTGGTCGTGGACGCCTCGTCGGCGGCCCCTTTCATGCCGCTCGACATCGTTGCCATGGGCGCGGACATCGTCGCCGTGTCGGCCAACGCCTGGGGTGGTCCGCCGGTCGGCGCCCTGGTGTTCCGTGACGCTTCGCTGTTGGATCGGCTGCCGTCCGTGGCCCTGGAGGCCGGTGCCCGCGGGCCGGAGCGGCTGGAGTTGGGACCGCATCCGTACCCGCTGTTGGCCGGGCTGGTGGCCTCCGTCGACTATCTGGCCTCTTTGGACGATGCCGCCGTTGGGCCGCGCCGGGAACGGCTGCTGGCCTCGCTGGGCTCGATGAAGTCCTACCAGGCCGGTCTGCTGTCCCATCTGATCAACGAACTCCGCTGGTCCCGCAACGCCATGGTGATCGGCGACGCCATGCGGCGTGTGCCGTCGCTGGCCTTCACCGTGACCGACGTGAAGGCCGTGGAGGCGGTGGAGCACCTCGCCGAACGCGGCGTGTGCGCCTTCGCCGACCCCGGTCAGAGCGACGTCTTCTCCGTGCTCGGCGTGGGTGAGATCGGCGGGGCGGTGCGCATCGGGTTGGCCCACTACACCAACCAGATGGAGGTCGACCAGCTGATCCGCGCGCTGGCCGACATTGGATAG
- a CDS encoding class I SAM-dependent methyltransferase — MDSRAAADVSAWIRLTPLLTEYLPFTRADLRPSALTVLLDEVLLGARSVLVECGCGAGSVLIARLLHRRGFGHLLSLEHDERQAAFVASQLRREGLGHVARVVHVPLQPHPAAIGSAGWYAPEIVHDEVSEYVDRYGLVDLLLVDGPSGDDLIRYPAMPVFRGVLAPGAAVLLDDIGRPGELTVMDRWRREFALRFRSEETIGYALLTP, encoded by the coding sequence TTGGATAGCCGCGCCGCGGCGGACGTGTCGGCCTGGATCCGGCTGACCCCGCTGCTGACCGAGTACCTGCCGTTCACCCGCGCCGACCTGCGGCCGTCCGCGCTCACTGTGCTGCTGGACGAGGTGCTGCTCGGCGCTCGCAGCGTGCTGGTCGAATGCGGCTGCGGCGCCGGCTCGGTGTTGATCGCCCGGCTGCTGCACCGGCGGGGCTTCGGGCATCTGCTGTCGTTGGAGCACGACGAGCGCCAGGCCGCTTTTGTCGCCAGCCAGCTGCGCCGTGAGGGCCTCGGGCACGTCGCCCGAGTCGTGCACGTGCCGCTTCAGCCCCATCCCGCCGCCATCGGCTCGGCCGGCTGGTACGCGCCGGAGATCGTGCACGACGAGGTGTCCGAGTACGTCGACCGGTACGGGCTGGTCGACCTGCTGCTGGTCGACGGGCCGTCAGGCGACGACCTGATCCGCTACCCCGCCATGCCCGTGTTCCGCGGCGTGCTGGCGCCCGGCGCCGCCGTGCTGCTCGACGACATCGGGCGCCCCGGCGAGCTGACCGTCATGGACCGCTGGCGGCGGGAGTTCGCGCTCCGCTTCCGTAGCGAGGAGACGATCGGCTACGCGCTGCTCACGCCGTGA
- a CDS encoding NAD(P)H-quinone oxidoreductase — protein MQAITIGQPGGPEVLEWTQAPDPTPKPGEVLIDVAATAVNRADLLQRQGFYPPPKGASEILGLECSGTIAALGDGVEGWQVGDEVCALLAGGGYAEKVAVPAVQLLPRPKNVSLIDAAGLPEVVCTVWSTVVQAAGLTEHDVLLVHGGAGGIGTCAIQIGKALNVTVAVTAGSDERLNACRELGADITINYKTQDFVEEVKKATDGHGADVVLDNMGASYLARNIDVLAMDGRVVNIGMQGGVKGELNIGALMAKRGGIYSAGLRARPVTGKGSKADIVQDVRDRLWPLVEAGKIKPIIGRTLPMAQAAEAHRALEASDVFGKVVLTA, from the coding sequence ATGCAGGCGATCACGATCGGGCAGCCGGGCGGGCCGGAAGTGCTGGAATGGACTCAGGCGCCGGATCCGACGCCGAAGCCGGGCGAGGTGCTCATCGACGTCGCGGCTACGGCGGTGAACCGGGCGGATCTGTTGCAGCGCCAAGGGTTCTACCCACCGCCGAAGGGCGCGTCGGAGATTCTGGGGCTGGAGTGCTCGGGCACGATCGCGGCCCTTGGCGACGGCGTCGAAGGCTGGCAGGTTGGCGACGAGGTGTGTGCGCTGCTGGCCGGCGGCGGCTACGCGGAGAAGGTGGCGGTGCCGGCGGTGCAACTGCTGCCCCGCCCGAAGAACGTGAGCCTGATCGACGCGGCGGGCCTGCCGGAAGTGGTGTGCACGGTGTGGTCGACGGTGGTGCAGGCGGCCGGCCTGACCGAGCACGACGTGCTGCTGGTGCACGGCGGCGCGGGCGGCATCGGCACGTGCGCGATCCAGATCGGCAAGGCGCTGAACGTGACCGTGGCGGTCACGGCCGGCTCGGACGAGCGCCTCAACGCCTGCCGGGAGCTGGGCGCCGACATCACGATCAACTACAAGACCCAGGACTTCGTCGAGGAGGTCAAGAAGGCCACCGACGGCCACGGCGCGGACGTGGTCCTGGACAACATGGGCGCCTCCTACCTGGCCCGCAACATCGACGTGCTGGCGATGGACGGCCGCGTGGTCAACATCGGCATGCAGGGCGGTGTGAAGGGCGAGCTGAACATCGGCGCGCTGATGGCCAAGCGGGGCGGCATCTACTCGGCCGGTCTGCGGGCCCGCCCGGTGACGGGCAAGGGCAGCAAGGCGGACATCGTGCAGGACGTCCGCGACAGGCTGTGGCCGCTGGTGGAAGCGGGAAAAATCAAGCCGATCATCGGCCGCACGCTGCCGATGGCCCAGGCGGCGGAGGCGCACCGGGCGCTGGAGGCGTCGGACGTGTTCGGCAAGGTCGTGCTCACGGCGTGA
- a CDS encoding GNAT family N-acetyltransferase: MEPWPLRNLVLRTPRLELRPDDDAGVFELIEVARGGIHDPSFMPFGYPWTDVPDAELGINTLRFYWSQRAGFRPRDWNLNFLIHLDGRVIGTQSVHARDFAVTREVATGSWLGRRFQGHGYGTEMRAAVLSFAFDHLGAIQARTSAYADNAASLHVSRSLGYVDDGTLRDSRRGEPTVQLRMLLTADRFASFRPHWKLDVTGLEECLPLLIA; this comes from the coding sequence ATGGAGCCTTGGCCACTGCGGAACCTGGTGCTACGGACCCCTCGACTCGAACTCCGCCCCGACGACGACGCAGGCGTTTTCGAGCTCATCGAGGTCGCCCGCGGCGGCATCCACGATCCGTCGTTCATGCCTTTCGGCTATCCGTGGACCGATGTCCCCGACGCCGAGCTCGGCATCAACACCCTGCGCTTCTACTGGTCGCAGCGCGCCGGCTTCCGGCCAAGGGACTGGAACCTGAACTTCCTCATCCATCTCGACGGCCGCGTGATCGGCACCCAGTCCGTGCATGCCCGCGACTTCGCCGTCACCCGTGAGGTCGCCACCGGCTCTTGGCTCGGCCGTCGCTTCCAGGGCCACGGCTACGGCACCGAGATGCGCGCCGCTGTCCTGTCTTTCGCCTTCGACCACCTCGGCGCCATCCAGGCCCGCACTTCCGCTTACGCCGACAACGCCGCTTCCCTGCACGTCAGCCGCTCCCTCGGCTACGTCGACGACGGCACCCTCCGCGACAGCCGCCGCGGCGAGCCCACCGTCCAGCTCCGCATGCTCCTCACCGCCGACCGCTTCGCGTCGTTCCGGCCGCACTGGAAGCTCGACGTCACCGGCCTCGAGGAGTGCCTACCCCTGCTGATCGCCTGA
- a CDS encoding neutral zinc metallopeptidase, with product MQFNDDAELDTSQVEDYRGSGGGGGGGFGGFPLGGLALGGGGLGIVGLVLWLVISHFAGGGGSNQLSGQPNNSTINQCKTGAQANASQDCRDVALVNSIQAYWQDQFARSSKTYRKATTIFFSNRQQTGCGTGTTGMGPFYCPADQHVYIDLSFFKELQTKFGATGGPFVEGYVLAHEYGHHVQNLLGTSKNIGKGSGATSGSVRLELQADCYAGVWANHATTMPGANGKPLISNVSQQDITNALDTASRIGDDFIQKNLGNGQVNSGSFTHGTSAQRQHWFTTGYQSGNPASCDTFNTDNLG from the coding sequence GTGCAGTTCAACGACGACGCGGAGCTCGACACCTCGCAGGTCGAGGACTACCGGGGTTCGGGCGGTGGCGGCGGTGGCGGTTTCGGCGGCTTCCCGCTCGGCGGCCTGGCGCTGGGCGGCGGCGGGCTGGGCATCGTCGGCCTGGTGCTGTGGCTGGTCATCAGCCATTTCGCCGGCGGCGGCGGGTCGAACCAGCTGTCCGGGCAGCCCAACAACTCCACGATCAACCAGTGCAAGACCGGCGCGCAGGCCAACGCCAGCCAGGACTGCCGGGACGTGGCCCTGGTGAACTCGATCCAGGCCTACTGGCAGGACCAGTTCGCCCGGTCGAGCAAGACGTACCGCAAGGCCACCACGATCTTCTTCAGCAACCGGCAGCAGACCGGCTGCGGCACCGGCACCACCGGCATGGGCCCGTTCTACTGCCCGGCCGACCAGCACGTGTACATCGACCTGTCGTTCTTCAAGGAGCTCCAGACCAAGTTCGGCGCCACCGGCGGGCCGTTCGTCGAGGGCTACGTGCTGGCCCACGAGTACGGGCACCACGTGCAGAACCTGCTCGGCACGTCCAAGAACATCGGCAAGGGCAGCGGCGCCACCTCCGGCTCCGTGCGGCTCGAGCTCCAGGCCGACTGCTACGCCGGCGTGTGGGCCAACCACGCCACCACCATGCCCGGCGCCAACGGCAAGCCGCTGATCAGCAACGTGTCGCAGCAGGACATCACCAACGCGCTGGACACCGCCTCCCGTATCGGCGACGACTTCATCCAGAAGAACCTGGGCAACGGGCAGGTCAACTCCGGCTCGTTCACCCACGGCACGTCGGCGCAGCGGCAGCACTGGTTCACGACCGGCTACCAGAGCGGCAACCCGGCCTCCTGCGACACCTTCAACACCGACAACCTGGGCTGA
- a CDS encoding bifunctional metallophosphatase/5'-nucleotidase has product MVLARRLGALAVTAAAALTLTGVPAQATQAPIDLRLIAFNDFHGNLEPPAGSAGRVTLSDGTTVMAGGAAYMATHVQQLRTKNTLVFSAGDNVGASPLASALFHDEPTIDFMNDIGVNASAIGNHELDKGYQELLRKQFGGCAKDTGCQFDQPFKGAKFPYLAANMTFDNGLPAALPFTVDFSGGVPVGVIGVPLKDLPSVTSADAIKGLKFGDEVQAINRSADLLDRLGVKTIAVLLHQGDNTEGGGPDDCRTSPGPALAIAKAASPKVDVIFSGHSHQQYNCSVPDPAGNPRPLIQGASFGRLLSVVDLKIDPRTKDAIRSKTVAHNEIVTRDVTPDPTVQALVSRAVTQAAPIANKAVGTITSDIVAAQQPSGESALGDVIGDAQLASTQSAGAQVALMNPGGIRADLNFKSSTAGVPDGTVTYANAFTIQPFSNILQTVTFTGAQLKAVLEQQWQPQPNGTVATKMLQISSSLHYTWSASAPVGSRITSITVAGQPVTPDGSYKVTANNFLIGGGDGFTVLTQGTGLVGGAIDLDAFTAYLTAHPNLAPPAADRITRTP; this is encoded by the coding sequence ATCGTCTTGGCTAGACGGCTCGGCGCACTGGCGGTCACCGCCGCGGCGGCGCTGACGCTGACCGGTGTCCCGGCGCAGGCGACGCAGGCCCCGATCGACCTGCGCCTGATCGCGTTCAACGACTTCCACGGCAATCTGGAGCCGCCGGCCGGCTCGGCCGGCCGGGTGACGCTGTCGGACGGCACGACCGTCATGGCGGGCGGCGCGGCGTACATGGCGACGCACGTGCAGCAGCTGCGGACGAAGAACACCCTGGTGTTCTCGGCCGGCGACAATGTCGGGGCCTCCCCGCTCGCCTCGGCGCTGTTCCACGACGAGCCGACGATCGACTTCATGAACGACATCGGCGTGAACGCGTCGGCGATCGGCAACCACGAGCTGGACAAGGGCTACCAGGAGCTGCTGCGCAAGCAGTTCGGCGGTTGCGCCAAGGACACCGGCTGCCAGTTCGACCAGCCGTTCAAGGGCGCGAAGTTCCCTTACCTGGCCGCGAACATGACGTTCGACAACGGCCTGCCGGCGGCGTTGCCGTTCACTGTGGACTTCAGCGGCGGGGTGCCGGTCGGCGTGATCGGCGTGCCGCTGAAGGATCTGCCCAGTGTCACGTCGGCGGACGCGATCAAGGGCCTGAAGTTCGGCGACGAGGTGCAGGCGATCAACCGGTCGGCCGACCTGCTCGACCGGCTGGGTGTGAAGACGATTGCCGTGCTGCTGCACCAGGGTGACAACACCGAGGGTGGCGGCCCGGACGACTGCCGGACCTCGCCCGGACCGGCGCTGGCGATCGCGAAGGCGGCGTCGCCGAAGGTGGACGTGATCTTCTCCGGCCACAGCCACCAGCAGTACAACTGCTCGGTGCCGGACCCGGCCGGCAACCCGCGGCCGCTGATCCAGGGCGCCTCGTTCGGCCGGCTGCTTTCGGTCGTGGACCTGAAGATCGACCCGCGCACCAAGGACGCGATCCGCTCGAAGACGGTGGCGCACAACGAGATTGTCACGCGGGACGTGACGCCGGATCCGACCGTGCAGGCGCTGGTGTCCAGGGCCGTGACGCAGGCGGCGCCGATCGCCAACAAGGCTGTCGGCACGATCACCTCGGACATCGTTGCGGCACAACAGCCTTCGGGCGAGTCGGCGTTGGGCGACGTGATCGGTGACGCCCAGCTGGCGTCGACGCAGTCGGCCGGCGCGCAGGTGGCGCTGATGAACCCGGGCGGTATCCGGGCCGACCTGAACTTCAAGTCGTCGACCGCGGGCGTGCCGGACGGGACCGTGACGTATGCCAACGCGTTCACCATCCAGCCGTTCTCGAACATCCTGCAGACGGTGACGTTCACCGGCGCGCAGCTCAAGGCCGTGCTGGAGCAGCAGTGGCAGCCGCAGCCGAACGGCACGGTGGCGACGAAGATGCTGCAGATCTCGTCGAGCCTGCACTACACGTGGTCGGCGTCGGCCCCCGTGGGTTCGCGGATCACGTCGATCACCGTGGCCGGCCAGCCGGTGACCCCGGACGGCAGCTACAAGGTGACCGCGAACAACTTCCTCATCGGCGGCGGTGACGGCTTCACGGTGTTGACGCAGGGCACCGGCCTGGTCGGCGGCGCGATCGACCTGGACGCGTTCACGGCGTACCTGACGGCGCACCCGAACCTGGCTCCGCCTGCTGCCGACCGCATCACTCGGACGCCCTGA
- a CDS encoding MarR family winged helix-turn-helix transcriptional regulator, giving the protein MAAWRAYRVASILLEGQLHRELVDAHDITLADYEVLVRLAERPEQRMRMSVLAGEVASSKSRVSHQIARMERAGLVERDNCTDDGRGVYAVLTEAGMAKLREAAPTHVDGVRRHMIDLTTDAQQATIAKVFDRVGAMLAETPED; this is encoded by the coding sequence ATGGCCGCCTGGCGGGCCTACCGCGTCGCCAGCATCCTGCTGGAAGGCCAGCTCCACCGTGAGCTGGTGGACGCCCACGACATCACCCTCGCCGACTACGAAGTCCTCGTCCGCCTCGCCGAACGCCCCGAGCAGCGGATGCGGATGAGCGTGCTCGCCGGCGAAGTCGCCTCCTCCAAGAGCCGCGTCTCCCACCAGATCGCCCGCATGGAACGCGCCGGCCTCGTCGAACGCGACAACTGCACCGACGACGGCCGCGGCGTCTACGCCGTGCTCACCGAAGCCGGCATGGCCAAACTCCGCGAAGCCGCCCCCACCCACGTCGACGGCGTCCGCCGGCACATGATCGACCTCACCACCGACGCCCAGCAGGCCACCATCGCCAAGGTCTTCGACCGCGTCGGCGCCATGCTGGCCGAGACGCCGGAAGACTGA
- a CDS encoding PIN domain-containing protein, which yields MTLVLDSEGLAKAVLRDRELTAWLAAARAADERVITSAATLVEVIHPRINRASFDWVISRLSVEPVTADVARQAGALLERVGRHGHKYAIDAMLAATALAAHGPTTVLTSDPEDIAMLCGHLVTVVKV from the coding sequence ATGACCCTTGTGTTGGACAGCGAGGGACTTGCCAAGGCGGTGCTTCGCGACCGTGAACTGACAGCCTGGCTGGCCGCAGCGCGTGCTGCGGACGAACGGGTGATCACCAGCGCCGCGACCCTGGTTGAAGTCATCCACCCTCGGATCAACCGAGCCTCGTTTGACTGGGTGATCTCCCGCCTGTCCGTTGAGCCGGTCACAGCCGACGTGGCCAGGCAGGCGGGTGCTCTCCTGGAGCGCGTTGGCCGCCACGGCCACAAGTACGCCATTGACGCAATGCTGGCGGCCACGGCACTTGCCGCTCATGGCCCGACAACCGTCCTCACCTCCGACCCTGAGGACATCGCGATGCTTTGCGGTCACCTGGTGACGGTTGTAAAAGTGTGA
- a CDS encoding maleylpyruvate isomerase family mycothiol-dependent enzyme, producing the protein MDSLGALRAECGALVRVLRGLESSAFVVPTNCPPWDLGELVVHMADSVSLRRKLSDGDGRLFSAADYYRRPERGSEEYRRKNVEKTQRLAGSVPAGVTAVEWFERVAGETLAVLEGDDLGRVVEVPGFGVMRLGDWVATRVVAVAAHGLDVAISLGREGWTTEEALRVVRPVFVDLFEGEPAVELGWDDVAFLAVATGRRLLTDREREVLGERAGRFPLLS; encoded by the coding sequence GTGGATTCGTTGGGGGCATTGCGGGCTGAGTGTGGGGCGTTGGTTCGGGTGTTGAGGGGCCTTGAATCTAGCGCGTTTGTGGTGCCGACCAATTGTCCGCCATGGGATCTGGGGGAGTTGGTGGTGCATATGGCGGACAGTGTTTCTTTGCGACGGAAGCTTTCTGATGGTGATGGTCGGTTGTTCAGTGCTGCCGATTACTATCGGCGGCCGGAGCGGGGTAGTGAAGAATATCGGCGGAAGAATGTCGAGAAGACTCAGCGGTTGGCGGGGAGTGTGCCGGCTGGGGTGACGGCGGTTGAGTGGTTTGAGCGGGTTGCGGGGGAGACGTTGGCCGTGCTTGAGGGGGATGATCTGGGGCGAGTGGTGGAGGTGCCTGGGTTCGGTGTGATGCGGTTGGGGGATTGGGTGGCTACGAGGGTGGTTGCGGTGGCGGCCCACGGATTGGACGTGGCGATTTCGTTGGGCAGGGAAGGGTGGACTACGGAGGAAGCATTGAGGGTTGTTCGGCCGGTGTTTGTGGATTTGTTTGAGGGAGAGCCGGCGGTGGAGTTGGGATGGGATGATGTGGCGTTTTTGGCGGTGGCTACTGGCCGGCGGTTGTTGACGGACAGGGAGCGGGAGGTTCTCGGGGAGCGGGCGGGACGGTTTCCGTTGTTGTCGTAA